The following proteins are co-located in the Pedobacter sp. FW305-3-2-15-E-R2A2 genome:
- a CDS encoding uridine kinase: MNNKPFIIGIAGGSGSGKTFFLNCFLHHFKNDEVTLVSQDDYYIPVGEMTQEENKLYNFDLPSTIDKEQFLFDIKKLVKGEVIYKKEYNFNNPLAVTKILEINPAPIIIVEGLFILHFEEIAAMLDHRIFVEAEDAVALARRIKRDGMERGYSEEDVTYKWVNHVVPAYHEYLLPYRESCDKVIVNNFDTPDDIIKITDEISVDLKVKYCKHKQEE, from the coding sequence ATGAACAATAAACCATTTATCATTGGTATTGCGGGGGGAAGTGGTTCCGGTAAAACCTTTTTTTTAAATTGTTTCTTACATCATTTTAAAAATGATGAAGTTACCCTGGTATCCCAGGATGACTATTACATTCCTGTGGGGGAAATGACTCAGGAAGAAAACAAACTATATAATTTTGATTTACCTTCTACCATTGATAAAGAGCAGTTTTTGTTCGATATTAAAAAACTGGTAAAGGGTGAAGTGATCTACAAAAAGGAATATAATTTCAATAATCCTTTGGCTGTAACTAAAATTCTGGAGATTAATCCAGCTCCTATTATTATTGTAGAAGGACTTTTCATCCTGCATTTTGAAGAGATCGCAGCCATGCTGGATCACCGGATATTTGTAGAGGCGGAAGATGCAGTTGCCCTGGCAAGAAGAATCAAACGCGATGGAATGGAACGTGGGTATTCTGAAGAAGATGTGACTTACAAATGGGTAAATCATGTGGTTCCGGCATATCATGAATACTTACTGCCTTACCGGGAAAGTTGCGATAAAGTAATCGTCAACAATTTCGATACTCCCGATGACATCATTAAAATCACAGATGAAATCTCTGTTGATTTAAAAGTAAAATACTGTAAACACAAACAAGAAGAATAA